In the Maribacter sp. MJ134 genome, one interval contains:
- a CDS encoding FtsL-like putative cell division protein, with protein sequence MVKKGILDILKGKFLVSGDAPKNWLFIIFASFLAAVMISSSHSADKKVHRIAALNEEVKELKNEFVDARSDLQQLKLESTITSTVEDKGLFPSETPPQKIRVKSLKDSE encoded by the coding sequence ATGGTTAAGAAAGGTATACTGGACATTTTAAAAGGTAAGTTTTTGGTCAGCGGCGACGCTCCAAAGAATTGGCTGTTTATCATTTTCGCTTCTTTTTTGGCTGCGGTAATGATCAGTAGTTCGCACAGTGCCGATAAAAAAGTGCATCGAATAGCGGCATTAAACGAAGAAGTAAAGGAGTTGAAGAATGAATTTGTAGACGCGCGTTCAGACTTGCAACAATTAAAGTTAGAGTCTACGATTACGAGTACGGTAGAGGATAAAGGATTGTTTCCGTCAGAAACGCCACCACAAAAAATTAGGGTAAAATCATTAAAGGATTCTGAATAA